A stretch of Xenopus laevis strain J_2021 chromosome 8S, Xenopus_laevis_v10.1, whole genome shotgun sequence DNA encodes these proteins:
- the rack1.S gene encoding receptor for activated C kinase 1 S homeolog isoform X1, whose translation MWKLTRDETNYGVPQRALRGHSHFVSDVVISSDGQFALSGSWDGTLRLWDLTTGTTTRRFVGHTKDVLSVAFSADNRQIVSGSRDKTIKLWNTLGVCKYTVQEESHSEWVSCVRFSPNSSNPIIVSCGWDKMVKVWNLANCKLKTNHIGHSGYLNTVTVSPDGSLCASGGKDGQAMLWDLNEGKHLYTLDSGDVINALCFSPNRYWLCAATGPSIKIWDLEGKIIVDELKQEVISSSSKAEPPQCTSLAWSADGQTLFAGYTDNLIRVWQVTIGTR comes from the exons ATGTGGAAGCTGACCCGTGATGAAACAAACTATGGTGTCCCTCAACGTGCACTTCGTGGTCACTCTCACTTTGTCAGCGATGTGGTTATCTCTTCAGATGGACAGTTTGCTCTTTCAGGCTCCTGGGATGGAACACTGAGGCTGTGGGATCTTACAAC TGGCACCACCACACGCCGGTTTGTAGGTCACACCAAAGATGTCCTGAGCGTTGCTTTCTCTGCTGACAACCGTCAAATTGTATCTGGATCCCGAGACAAAACAATCAAGCTGTGGAACACACTGGGTGTCTGTAAATACACTGTACAG GAGGAATCTCATAGTGAGTGGGTGTCCTGTGTCAGGTTCTCCCCTAACAGCAGTAATCCCATCATAGTATCCTGCGGCTGGGACAAGATGGTAAAG GTGTGGAATCTGgccaattgcaaactgaagaccAACCACATTGGTCACAGTGGCTACTTGAACACTGTCACGGTGTCACCTGATGGATCTCTGTGTGCTTCTGGAGGCAAG GATGGACAAGCAATGCTGTGGGACCTGAACGAGGGGAAACATCTGTATACACTTGACAGCGGTGATGTTATCAATGCTCTTTGCTTCAGCCCCAATCGTTACTGGCTGTGTGCCGCCACTGGACCCAGCATCAAGATTTGG GATCTGGAAGGCAAGATTATTGTGGATGAGCTTAAGCAGGAAGTGATCAGTTCCAGCAGTAAAGCTGAACCTCCTCAATGTACTTCTTTGGCTTGGTCTGCTGATGgacag ACCCTTTTTGCTGGATACACAGACAACCTGATCAGAGTGTGGCAGGTCACTATTGGCACTCGTTAA